A single region of the Myripristis murdjan chromosome 3, fMyrMur1.1, whole genome shotgun sequence genome encodes:
- the LOC115378322 gene encoding gonadotropin subunit beta-1-like produces MRLVVMAAVLVLAGAWPGPGAWPGPVCDFGCRPENVSLTVESCGRAEQVLTTVCEGRCYQEDPVYIGPDYWPRQTICSGDWYYEVKHIKGCPVAVSYPVARSCMCAPCETTNTYCGRFPGDLPSCLSK; encoded by the exons ATGCGGCTAGTTGTCATGGCAGCGGTGTTGGTGCTGGCGGGGGCGTGGCCAGGGCCGGGGGCGTGGCCAGGGCCGGTCTGTGACTTTGGCTGCCGTCCAGAGAACGTCAGCCTGACGGTGGAGAGCTGCGGCCGGGCCGAGCAGGTCCTCACCACCGTGTGTGAGGGCCGCTGCTACcaggag GACCCCGTCTACATCGGCCCGGATTACTGGCCCAGGCAGACCATCTGCAGCGGCGACTGGTACTACGAGGTGAAGCACATCAAAGGCTGCCCGGTGGCCGTCAGCTACCCCGTGGCCCGGAGCTGCATGTGCGCCCCGTGTGAAACCACCAACACGTACTGCGGACGCTTCCCCGGTGACCTGCCCAGCTGCCTGTCCAAATAA